From Cygnus atratus isolate AKBS03 ecotype Queensland, Australia chromosome 1, CAtr_DNAZoo_HiC_assembly, whole genome shotgun sequence, the proteins below share one genomic window:
- the CDADC1 gene encoding cytidine and dCMP deaminase domain-containing protein 1 encodes MHGAEEAAAGGPRVSAASTQTDSMAGQIPRLSKVNLFTLFSLWMELFPSAEQQKKSQVKKSGLVVVKNMTIIGLHCSSTDLHAGQIALIKHGSRLKNCDLYFSRKPCSTCLKMIVNAGVNRISYWPADPEISLQNEASNPMTTDDAKLDAKAVERLKSNSRARVCVLLQPLVCYMVQFIEETSTKFDFIQKIAKSQPDFNTDFYTACRQEKIKEYESLFLISNEETHKQILMTIGLENLCENPYFSNLRQNMKDLVLVLATVAASVPVFGCFGFYSSESQPTNETYHQGLPQEIARHCMIQARLLAYRTEDHKTGVGAIIWAEEKSRSCDGTGAMYFVGCGYNAFPAGSEYADFPHMDDKQKDREIRKFRYIIHAEQNALTFRCREIKPDERSMIFVTKCPCDECVPLIKGAGIKQIYAGDVDAGKKKADISYMKFGELEGVSKFTWQLNPFHTNALEFHDPMTRENGVQKTKSVDDQQHQNKKLCLGHY; translated from the exons ATGCACGGagcggaggaggcggcggccggggggccGCGGGTGAGCGCGGCGAGCACGCAGACCGACAGCATGGCCG GTCAAATACCAAGGCTTTCTAAGGTCAATCTTTTTACTTTGTTCAGTCTCTGGATGGAGCTCTTTCCTTCAGCCGAACAACAGAAGAAGTCACAG GTAAAGAAGAGTGGTCTAGTTGTGGTGAAAAACATGACGATTATTGGTCTTCATTGTTCCAGTACAGACTTGCACGCTGGCCAGATTGCACTTATTAAACACGGATCAAGACTTAAAAACTgtgatctttatttttccagaaaaccaTGTTCgacttgtttaaaaatgattgtAAATG CTGGGGTGAACAGGATTTCCTACTGGCCTGCAGATCCTGAAATCAGCTTGCAGAATGAGGCTTCCAATCCCATGACGACTGATGATGCAAAGCTAGATGCCAAAGCAGTGGAACGACTCAAGTCAAATAGTCGTGCTCGGGTGTGTGTGCTGCTTCAGCCCTTAGTATGCTACATGGTGCAGTTCATTGAAGAAACTTCCACCAAGTttgattttattcaaaaaatagcaaaatctCAGCCTGACTTTAATACTGACTTTTATACCGCATGTaggcaagagaaaataaaggagtATGAAAGTTTATTCCTAATTTCAAATGAGGAAACGCACAAGCAAATACTGATGACAATAGGACTGGAGAACCTCTGTGAAAATCCCTACTTCAGCAATCTTAGGCAAAATATGAAGGATCTTGTCTTGGTCCTGGCCACAGTGGCTGCCAGCGTCCCTGTCTTTGGTTGCTTTGGGTTTTACAGCAGTGAATCACAGCCAACAAATGAAACGTACCATCAGGGTTTGCCCCAAGAAATTGCAAGGCACTGTATGATACAAGCCCGATTACTCGCATACCGGACAG AGGATCATAAAACAGGAGTTGGAGCTATTATTTgggcagaagaaaaatca agaagctgtgacGGAACAGGAGCAATGTATTTTGTAGGCTGTGGTTACAACGCCTTTCCTGCTGGATCTGAATATGCTGATTTTCCACACATGGACGATAAACAAAAAGATCGGGAGATCAGAAAGTTCAGATACATTATACACGCTGAGCAGAACGCCTTGACGTTCAG GTGCCGAGAAATAAAGCCAGATGAGAGAAGCATGATATTTGTCACAAAATGTCCTTGCGATGAATGTGTCCCTTTAATCAAAGGGGCTGGTATCAAGCAAATCTATGCAGGAGATGTTGATGCtggcaaaaagaaagcagacataTCGTATATGAAGTTTGGTGAACTTGAGGGTGTAAGCAAATTTACC TGGCAACTAAATCCATTTCACACTAATGCCCTTGAATTCCACGATCCCATGACCAGGGAGA atggggtccagaaaacaaaatcagtagATGACCAGCAGCACCAAAACAAGAAACTGTGTCTTGGTCACTATTGA